The sequence below is a genomic window from Strix uralensis isolate ZFMK-TIS-50842 unplaced genomic scaffold, bStrUra1 scaffold_293, whole genome shotgun sequence.
GACATCCGGACCGACACCCCCGCCCCGGAGACACCCCCAgaccgggacccccccgggcccccgGCCACAGCATGGGGGAGAAGGCGGGCACCAggtgaggggcggggggcggcagctCCCCCGGGGGGTTCCCCCCTCCAGGCACGGCAGTGGCGTTGGGGACCCCCTGCCCAGTGCGGAGGCCTGGGGTGGGGGTGTCCGGCCGCCTGGGATCCCCGGGCAGCGCCCCAGCCCCcagccggggggggcgggcaggggaagTGCGGGACGGGGGGAGGAAGCGGGAGGGGGAGGAAGTGCTGACCGCAGCGGGGGGGCCTCGCCGTGCCCCGAACTCGGGGGGTTGGGTGCGGggctcctcccagccccacagctaatggggaccccctgccccccgctctggggctgggcccccccccaTCAGCCCCACAGCTAATGGGGGGCCCGTTCCCCCACCCCGCCAAAGGAGGGGGGGCCCTGTGGGGCCCGCGGCCGCCTCCGCTTCCTGCTGGGCAGAAAACAGGAAGGGCCGTGGTCAGCCCCCCCGTGTGCACCCCCGGTCTGGGGAGGGCTCAGGCCCGTTCCCCCCAGGCGGGAGGAATTTGGGGGTTCCAGGCACGGTTTGGGGGGTGTCATGGGGCAGGTTTAGTActtgggggggggctgggaaaGGCTGTGCAGGGAGTTTGGGGGATGCCTGCAAaaaggggggggcaggggaggctACATGGTTTTGGGAGGGCCCTCAAAAACCTCACCCCAaacacccacccccaaaaaacccattTTAGCCATTTTTTTGTCCTACAGGGTGTTCAAGAAATCCAGCCCCAACTGCAAGGTGAGAGGCCCTGGGGGGGGATtcaccccctccccttccctgggggGGGCTTCTTGACCCCCAACCCCCCAGTTTAACCCCCCTTTTCCACCCATGGCATGAGCTGTGCCCGTTCTCAGcccccgcggggtgggggggtggcagcATAACCGTGCAATTTCCTTTTCCCCCGTCCCCATGTCAGGGGGctgctgaccccccccccccccaatacttTCCCCCACCAGCTCACGGTCTACTTGGGCAAGAGGGATTTTGTGGATCACTTGGACCGGGTGGATCCTGTGGGTGAGTgaggggggggctgccggggggtttgggagggcagagggggtgctgggggcagcactgggggatgggggaggaTCTGGCAGTATGGAGGGGCTGCTGAGGGatttggggggcagagggggtgtgggggggtctgGGTTCCTCTGGggctgccgtggggctgggggggacactcGCCTCCCCCTGACACCCCCTCCCTTGCAGATGGGGTGGTGCTGGTGGACCCCGAATACCTGAAGGACCGGAAAGGTGAGGGAAGGGGGGGGATGGGggccctcccacccccccagggACACCTGGGCCCCTCCCCGGACGCTCGGGTCCCACGGCCGCCCCCCCACCGCCCCTGCAGTGTTCGTGACCTTGACCTGCGCCTTCCGCTACGGCCGGGAGGACCTGGACGTCCTGGGCCTGTCCTTCCGCAAGGACCTGTTCGCCGCCACGCGCCAGGCCGTGCCCCCCCTGCCCGAGGAGCGCCGGCCCCCAACCCGCCTGCAGCAGCGCCTGCTCCGCAAGCTGGGCCCCGCCGCCCACCCCTTCGCCTTCACGGTGAGCCCTGCCCCACGGCCGCCCCACggccgccccagccccccccacctcGTTAACCACGGACCCTCTCGCCCCCCAGATCCCCCAGAACCTGCCCTGCTCCGTGACGCTGCAGCCTGGCCCCGAGGACACCGGcaaggtggggctgggggggtgagggggagagCTCTGGGGGTGTTGGGActgggggggcagtggggggctgTGAGGGCTGGGGGGTGTTTAGGGGGACGGGAGCTTtggaggggctgtgggggctggggtgggggtgaaaGGGGGGCGGTGGTGTTATGGGAgtcccagtgtgtgtgtgtgtgtgtccccaggcCTGCGGCGTTGACTTCGAGATCCGGGCATTCTGCGCTAAATCGCTGGAGGAAAAGATCCACAAGAGGTAGGAGGGGCCCAGGCATCCgggagcccccccaccccccaggacccctctcTGGGGGGACCCCGGTGTCCGGGCGCCCTGTCCTGGGGACCCAGGTGTCCCTTCGCACGCCCCCAGGAACTCAGTGCGGCTGGTGATCCGGAAGGTTCAGTACGCGCCCGAGCAGCCCGGCCCCCAGCCCAGCGCCGAGACCACCCGCCACTTCCTCATGTCCGAGCGCTCCCTGCACCTGGAGGCCTCTCTGGACAAAgaggtgggggggctggggggggtcccgggtgtggggcaggggctgggcagggttTTGGGGTTCCCAGAAGTGGGtcaggggagctggggggcctCTGGGCAGGGGTTCAGGTCGTTGTGGGGCGCGGTGCTGAGccggtgccccccccacccccccagctctACTATCACGGGGAGCCCCTGAACGTCAACGTCCACGTCACCAACAACTCCAGCAAGAGCATCAAGAGGATCAAGGTCTCCGGTATGGGGGGGAcgagggggtctgggggggacatggggggagaagggaggcagggggggacacggggggatgtgggggacacagggggacaaGGGGaggtgggggccagggggacaTGGGGCGACCTGGGAGACTTGGTGGGATATCGGGGATGGGAGGGGTCACGGGGGGCACAGAGAGCCcggtggggtgcggggggggtcagggggggccaTGGGGGCGGGGGGTGACCTGCCGCTGTCCCCACAGTGCGGCAGTTCGCTGACATCTGCCTCTTCAGCACCGCCCAGTACAAGTGTCCCGTGGCCCAGATAGAGCAGGAGTGAGCAACCCCCGTGACCCTGGCGGTGACCCCGTGACCCTGCCTGACCCCACAGCTGCCCGGGGTGACCCCGTGCCTGACCCCTTGTCTCTGGGGTGTCCTTGCACCCGGTGACCCCCGATCCCGTGTCCTTGGAGTGATCCCTGTGCCCCAGGGGTGACCCCTCGCCCTGGGGTGCCCCCGTGCCCTCAGCTgaccctgtcccctctgccccagggATGTCCCCGGGGTGCCCCCGTGCCCTGGGATGACCCCTGACCCCATGACCTCCCCCCCCAGGGACCAGGTGCCCCCCAGCGCCACGTTCTGCAAAGTTTACACCCTGACCCCCCTGCTCAGCAACaaccgggagcggcgggggctggCGCTGGACGGGAAGCTGAAGCACGAGGACACCAACCTGGCCTCCAGCACCAtgtgaggggggacggggagggggcggctggGGGGCACGCGGGGGGTCCGCGTCGTGTGTCCCTGCTGACCCTCTCTCGCAGCGTCAAGGAGGGGGCGAACAAGGAGGTTCTGGGGATCCTGGTGTCCTACCGCGTCAAGGTGAAGTTGGTGGTGGCCCGTGGCGGGTACGTGTGTGTCTCCCGGtgacccccccgcgcccccccagccccccccgctcaccccctcctccccccagggACGTCTCGGTGGAGCTTCCCTTCGTCCTCATGCACCCGAAGCCCCCCGAGACCTGCGCCCCCCCCCGCTCACAGTCAGGTAAGAGTTAATCTGGGGGGGCACAAGGGTCACCCCAACACGGGTCACCCCAATGCCCTGTGCCCCCTTCCCAGCGCTCCCCGAGACAGACGCCCCCGTGGACACCAACCTCATTGAGTTTGAGACCAAGTGAGTgacctgggggggtgggggggggacagggacacccctggggggatttgggggtcccaggagcaggggagggggtggggggagatttgggggggtcTGGTACAGGACTcgtggggggagggggtgggataGGCtgagggggggggctgggggtcatCTGGGGTGTTGTGtcccccccgtgacccccccgtgtccccccccagctaCGGGCCGGATGACGACATCGTCTTTGAGGACTTCGCCCGCCTGCGCCTGAAGGGGCTGAAGGACGAGAAGGACGATGAGGACCAGTTGTGCTAgggaccccccgggaccccccaaaGGCGCCCCCGGggcccccctccccagcctctccctctcctttccccatGTGACTGCTGTAAGGGGGGgcccctccctttcccccattccccccccgggggggggccaTTTCAGGGGACCCCAGCCTCCCCCCCGgtgcagccccctcctgcccctcccccccccccacgcacTGGACTCGACCGGGCATTACCCCCCCGCTGTTTATATGTACAttgatttttaaagatgttttgggGACCCCCTGCCCTGTCTGCCCTCCCCCAGCAGTGTCCCAGGGGGTTGGGGACTGGGGGGGGTGTCGTTGGGGTAAATAAAACCTTTGAGCTGATCTTGGCGTGCAGAGGGTGATTTTTGGGGTGAAAGGGGCGGGGATTGGGGTTGGAGAGGCCCAGGAGGACCGTGGGGCCATAGAGGCGGTTCCTAGAGCGGCCGCGGAGGACCCGCGGCACCATCGAGCGCGGGTCACGTGACGCGCGCCGGCCGGTGGGGGCGGATGGCGCATGCGCGGCCGGAAGCGGAAGTGTCGTGTACGGCGGCCGGCGAGGGCCATGGCGGGCTACGGGGTGGCGAACGAGCGGCTGcgggtgctggaggagctggagcgcGAGATCGGCGCCTCCCTGCAGAGCGCCGGTGGGCGGGGCCGGTCTCCATGGTGaccgcggggggcggggccggtcTCCATGGTGaccgcggggggcggggccgcggggcggggccctgggggggggggggatcctggGGGGTCACGCCCCGGGGTCAGGGGTGAAGGGTCACGCCCCGCCCGCAGGCACGGTGATCCTGGAGCTGTCCAAGGAGAAGGCGGGGGAGCGGCTGCTGGAGCGCCAGGCCGCGCAGTTCAGCGCCGCCGTCCAGAAGGTCGAGTCCGAGCTCTCGGCCCAGATCCGCTACCTCACCCAGGTCAGGGGGCAGCaggcggcgggcgggggtcgAGGGTCACGGCGGCGCCGCCtcacctctgccctccccaggtgGCCACGGGGCAACCGCACGAGGGCTCCAGCTACTCGGCCCGCAAGGCCTGTCAGATGGCGCTGAACCGCGTCGACTACGCCCGCCTGAAGCTGGGGGAGCTGGCGCGGGCCTGCGAGCAGATGCTGGAGCCCTGAGCGGGGCACAGGCGCGGCACGGACACGGCACCGCGGGGACACGGACACGGCACCGCGGGCACACGGACAGGGACACAAACCCCCCTGgctgccgcctcccgcccccACACGCCAAGGAAATGCCAAAATAAAGAGAAGCCGCCGTGGCCTTCAGGCAGGGGTGAGCCTGGGTGTGTCCGCGACACGCGTGTGCTCCCCAACACACGTGTGCTCCCTGACATGCGTGTGCTCCCTGACATGTGCTCCCCAACATGTGTGTGCTCCCATGTGCTCCCCGACACGTGTGTGCTCCCCAAGACACGTGTGCTGCCATGTGCTCCCCAACACACGTGTGCTCCCATGTGCTCCCGGACACGTGTGTGCTCCCCAACACACGTGTGCTCCCATGTGCTCCCGGACACGTGTGTGCTCCTGTGTGCTCCCCAACACACGTGTGCTCCTATGTGCTCCCCAACACGCATGTGTTCCCATGTGCTCCCTGACACGCGTGTGCTCCCCGATACACGTGTGCTCTGCGCCCCAACACACGTGTGCTCCCCGACATGCGTGTGCTCcaggctgcccccagccccgatGGGGCCCCGCCCGCCCCACAGACACAGACTCGCTCCAAGCTGCTGTTTAATCGCGGCAGGGGGGGGCCCCACCCCGGATGCTGCAGGGGGGGGTGGTGGGACCTGACTCAGAGCAGCCCACGGGGGCcagaccccagccccacatctgtggggcaggagaggggtgTCAGGGTCtcaggtgggggtggggggcctGCCCCCCAGCCTCTCcgtgccccccagcagcccccccggcGCACCAGGACCCCCCCCAGGCCCAGGGcggctcccagcagcaccagccccatgATCAGCCCCTGGGAGAGGGGGGGTCGCCCCACAGCGGGCGGTGGAGTCTGGGGGTCCTGCCCCCCACCTTCCCAGTGGATGCGGCCTGCAGGAGTCGGGAGCAAGGCCTGAGGaccccccaggagctgcccccctGCCCCGTCTTGGTGCCCCTCCCCCAGcctcggggctggggggtggggcggggggctggGTCTcactgtggggctggcagggggtcTCTGCGGGGCCAGGGGGCTGCCTGGGGGTCTGTCTGTAGCCAGGTGTCCATCTGGGGGTCTGTCCGTGGGTCCGTCCATAGCCGGGGGTCCATCCGGGGGTCTGTCCGTGGGTCCGTCCGTAGCCGGGGGTCCAGCCAGGGGTCTCTGCGCTGCTGTGGGACagaggaaggggtgggaggggtCAAGGCTCCCCccagctgtggggcagccccgggggtccccgtcccccccccaggctgtggggcagggacccACCTTGGcgctcccagagctgcagcagctccgcGACCCACGGCGAGTCCCGGAGCCCGCAGAGCCGCTTGTGGGGCAGCACGAACCTGGGGGGCACGAGGGCTGTTATGGGGCACGGgtggggacctgggggggctgcagtggggcaCAGCGGTGGATCTATAGGTCCCAGACCCCCATCTGTGGGGCAGGGACAAGCCTGTCTGTGgggcccgcccccccgccccccgcccagccccaGTCGGAGCTTCCTGGGCACCAGTTCCTGGTTCCTCTTTTCCtgctgggccgggggggggtgcaagggggggctgggggccccatggggctggggggtcctgggggggaaTGTGGGGTGTTGggcggggggagctgggaggTAGTCAGGTGGGTCCCGGGGGGGAAtgtggggtgttgggggggggtctgggaggTGGTCGAGGTCGGGTGGTCCCGGCGGGggatgtggggtgctgggggggggtctctgggggtgtTGGGGGTCCCTCACCTGGTGACGTGGTTGGGGCAGAGCTCGGCCCGCAGCACgtggggggccagggggggcaGGCGCACGGTCGGGGGGGGCTCCCGGGGCCAGCGGTGGGTGCAGGCGCaggcccccgccgagccccccacgttccccagcgctggggggagaaggggggggggggcgatcaGAGgggggcaccgggaccccccgACCAGAGACACCCCCCCCTTCCACCCCGCGATGCCCAAagccccgggacacccccccggccccccggtacctgcccagggcagcagcagcagcagcagcagcagccccggccccatGGCGCGGGGGGGTccggccgggcgggggcggcacCGGGAGCGCAGACGGgaccgccccgccccccgccccgcccgcggcaccgggaccccccgccgggaccccccgcggctcggggaccccccccccggggttCAGGGACCCTCCGGGGCTCAGGGACCCCCCGCCGGCACCGGGACCCCCTCACGGtgcccagagaccccccccccgggacaccggcaccccccgcccctcctcctcctcctcctcccgccttTCGGTTTCGGTTTCTCTCACAGACGGTGCCGGCGCCTTTCCCGGCAGCGTGACGTCACTGTGGTGTGACGTCACACGCGTGACGTCACGGGGGGCCCTGGAGGGGTTGGCGGCTCGGGGGCGCCGGAGGGGGGTGCCCTGAGCTGCCCCCCAAGACGTTCCtgaccccccccagaccccaaaACTGGTCCCCGAACTGGGCTgggagcccccaaaccccccccagaTGGGGACCCTGACCTTGACCCCAGGTGTGACCCTGAACCCCCCAGGACCCTGAACCTGACCCCAAGATGCCCCCCGGGACCCCAAATCCGACCCCCGGATCCCCCCGTGGGACCCCAAATCTGAGCCCAATCCTGAgcccaaggggggggggggacgacacacccCAACCCTGACCCTGACCCCGCTGACCCCTGTGACCCCGCTGACCAGGGCCATTAATGGGCCCCATTCATTAACGGGGGCAATTAATGACGGGCCGGGGGGGGCAACAAACGGCAGAACCTCCGTCAgcgcccccctgccccccccgggacccccagccccagcccctgcggcctctgtggggcagagggacaggCGGGGACAGACGGATGGGCGGGGCCAGGCAGACAGACAGGGCGTCACGCCCCGGCCCCATCTCAgccccccctccctgtccctgtcgCCATCCCCGCCCCGCTGACGTCATCGGGGGCGGGTGACGTCACTGTCCCACCCCACACGtcacccgccccgccccgggggccgGACCCCATATACAGGTGTGGGCACCTGCGGGCCCCACGCGCGGGGGGCGCTGCCGCGGCACCTACAGGGGCTGTGGGGGCTACAGGGGCAGGGGGtccctgctgggggggggctctgcggggctggggggggctctgcctcTAGAGGGGCCCTAGAGGGGCTCTGCGGCCTGTCCGCTCTCTACGCTCTCACCTCTCTGTGCGGCTCCTGCTCTCGGCACCTGCGGGGCCACTCCAGGGCCTCTGCGGCTCCAACGGGCTCTGGGGGGTCcctgcagggggctggggggtctcCTGAGGCCAGCGATAGGTGTCGCTGCGGCTGTCTATAGGGGGGGTGTGACACCTCTGGGCTCCTCTGAGGCTGTTTGCAGGCTCTTTACTCGCTGTCTGTAGGGTGTCTATAGGGGGCCTGTAGGGTCTCCGCGGGGTCTGTAGGGTCTCCACACGATCCGTAGGGTCTCCACACGATCCGTAGGGTCTCCGCGGGGTCTGTAGGGTCCGCGGGGCCGTCCATAGGGTCCTCCCGGGGCGGCCGAGCACCGGTGGCCGGGGGCGATGGCGCAtggggggctgcagctgctgggccTGGGGGTGGCgctggcggggtggggggcgcTGGTGGCGGCGGCGGTGCTGCCGCAGTGGCAGACGTACTCCTTCGCCGGGGACACCATCATCACGGCCGTGGCCACGGCCCAGGGGCTCTGGATGAGCTGCGCCAGCCAGAGCACGGGGCAGCTGCAGTGCAAGAGCTACGACTCCATCCTGGCCCTGCCCggtgagggggctgggggggggcgggggggggggcggggggtagggggacatggggggcagTGGGGGACATGGGGGCGAGGGGGCAGCTCCAGTGCAAGAGCTGCGACTCCATCCTGGCCCTGCCCGGtccgtggggctgggggaggcgttggggggctgggaggggcgtGGGGGGGCGATGGGGTgtcccgggggtgggggggttgggggggcgcagggagggggcggggggaggaggtcATGGCGGGTCCTGACCCCCAAACCGGGAACCACAGCGGGGGTCGGGGTCTGCGCCCCCTCCCTGCGCCCCCCCCTAGAcctggggtcccccccaccccccccggggggTTGTGGCCAAGCCAGCGGGGGGAGGGGCAGCTCCTGGATGCCGGGGACCCCaggatgggggcgggggggggaagcaggggtcaccccaaaccccaccgcCCAACCGCAGGGGTCAGTGGGGTCCCCCCCCGGGGTGTGGGGGTTCCCCCAGCCTTGGGACCCCCCCAGAGGGGACCCACGCATCTTGCTGGGACGGGGGGGGGCCCaaaccctgcccccccccctgcTTCGGGGGGTCCCAGGCATCCagaccctccctgcccccccccataACCCGGGTGTCCGGGTGCTGCCTCTGGTTTCGCTGAAACTCCCGTCCCTGGGGGGGGCCCTGAGTCACGGGCGGGAGCAGCCGTTGGGGCGCggcggggtgtcccccccccggggaTGGGTCCAaagtccccccctccccgccccgcggggcgccgGGGTGGCGCCAGGGAACGCGGGTGTCCGGGTCACCCCGATGTCACCTCTAGCCCccccgggggggacccaggcgtctGGGGGGGACACCCAGGTGTCTGAGGGACCCCTGCTTCACCCCTGGggcccccccggtgtcccccccccccaaaccccgggTGCCAGGGCGGGGCGCgggtccctgcctgtcccctgcccgtccctgcccgtgACAAGGCCAAAGTCTAAACCAGGTGACAGACGGGGGCCATAAACCCATCACCCCCCCCTGTCcgggcaggatgggggggggtGACCTTGCCGTGACCTTCTGACCCCACCGTGACCCCGCCGACCCCCCGTGCCCCCAGGGTACCTGCAGGCCACGCGGGCGCTGATGGTGGTGGCGGGGGTGCTGGGCCCGCTGGCCCTGGGGCTGGCGGTGGCGGGGATGAAGTGCACCCGCTGCGGGGACGACGACCCCCGGCGCAAGGCCGGTGTggcggctgcgggcggcggcctcttcctcctctcaggtGAGCGGGACCCCCAGAaccctccccccgccccttggggaccccccATCCCCATTTCAGGGTCCCTACCCACTCTTGGGGACCCCCTGtcggggggtggagggggattGGGGGGCTGACGGGTGCCCCCCccagggctggcggggctggtCGCCTGCTCCTGGTACGGCCACCGCGTCATCACCAACTTCTACGACCCCACGGTCCCCGTCAACTACAAGTgaggggggttggggtgggggggtgtggggcagggtttggggggggctgtggggagggtttgggggggctgtgggggggtttggggggctgtggggctgggagggggttgtgggaagggtttgggggggctgtggagagggtttgggggctggggggggttggggggtgtggggctggcagggggctgtggggggtggttgggggaggctgtggggaaggtttgggggggctgtggggggggttggggctggcagggggctgtgggggggtttgggggctgtgggggaggtTGGGGGTCCCTCACCCCCGGCTGTGTCCCCCCTCCAGGTTTGAGCTCGGCCCCGCCATCTTCCTGGGCTGGGCGGGGGCCGCGCTGGCCCTGCTGGGGGGGGCCATGctggcctgctcctgcccgcgGGGGGGCCGCGCCCGGGGGTACCCCCGCAGCAAAGGGCCCGacgccccccgcggccccgccagcCGCGAGTACGTGTGAGGGGCCGCGctgggcccccccgccccggggccctGCCCCTACCCACGGCTTGGGGTACCCCGCCCGCGGGTCCCCGCGGATTCTAGCGAGTGGTTTTGTACGAAA
It includes:
- the ARRB2 gene encoding beta-arrestin-2, with product MGEKAGTRVFKKSSPNCKLTVYLGKRDFVDHLDRVDPVDGVVLVDPEYLKDRKVFVTLTCAFRYGREDLDVLGLSFRKDLFAATRQAVPPLPEERRPPTRLQQRLLRKLGPAAHPFAFTIPQNLPCSVTLQPGPEDTGKACGVDFEIRAFCAKSLEEKIHKRNSVRLVIRKVQYAPEQPGPQPSAETTRHFLMSERSLHLEASLDKELYYHGEPLNVNVHVTNNSSKSIKRIKVSVRQFADICLFSTAQYKCPVAQIEQEDQVPPSATFCKVYTLTPLLSNNRERRGLALDGKLKHEDTNLASSTIVKEGANKEVLGILVSYRVKVKLVVARGGDVSVELPFVLMHPKPPETCAPPRSQSALPETDAPVDTNLIEFETNYGPDDDIVFEDFARLRLKGLKDEKDDEDQLC
- the MED11 gene encoding mediator of RNA polymerase II transcription subunit 11, translated to MAGYGVANERLRVLEELEREIGASLQSAGTVILELSKEKAGERLLERQAAQFSAAVQKVESELSAQIRYLTQVATGQPHEGSSYSARKACQMALNRVDYARLKLGELARACEQMLEP
- the LOC141938779 gene encoding claudin-7-like; translated protein: MAHGGLQLLGLGVALAGWGALVAAAVLPQWQTYSFAGDTIITAVATAQGLWMSCASQSTGQLQCKSYDSILALPGYLQATRALMVVAGVLGPLALGLAVAGMKCTRCGDDDPRRKAGVAAAGGGLFLLSGLAGLVACSWYGHRVITNFYDPTVPVNYKFELGPAIFLGWAGAALALLGGAMLACSCPRGGRARGYPRSKGPDAPRGPASREYV
- the LOC141938776 gene encoding uncharacterized protein LOC141938776 isoform X1; amino-acid sequence: MGPGLLLLLLLLPWAALGNVGGSAGACACTHRWPREPPPTVRLPPLAPHVLRAELCPNHVTRFVLPHKRLCGLRDSPWVAELLQLWERQAAQRPLAGPPATDGPTDRPPDGPPAMDGPTDRPPDGHLATDRPPGSPLAPQRPPASPTVRPSPPPHPPAPRLGEGHQDGAGGQLLGGPQALLPTPAGRIHWEGGGQDPQTPPPAVGRPPLSQGLIMGLVLLGAALGLGGVLVRRGGCWGARRGWGAGPPPPPETLTPLSCPTDVGLGSGPRGLL
- the LOC141938776 gene encoding uncharacterized protein LOC141938776 isoform X2 encodes the protein MGPGLLLLLLLLPWAALGNVGGSAGACACTHRWPREPPPTVRLPPLAPHVLRAELCPNHVTRFVLPHKRLCGLRDSPWVAELLQLWERQAQRPLAGPPATDGPTDRPPDGPPAMDGPTDRPPDGHLATDRPPGSPLAPQRPPASPTVRPSPPPHPPAPRLGEGHQDGAGGQLLGGPQALLPTPAGRIHWEGGGQDPQTPPPAVGRPPLSQGLIMGLVLLGAALGLGGVLVRRGGCWGARRGWGAGPPPPPETLTPLSCPTDVGLGSGPRGLL